A window from Triticum aestivum cultivar Chinese Spring chromosome 6D, IWGSC CS RefSeq v2.1, whole genome shotgun sequence encodes these proteins:
- the LOC123143051 gene encoding sucrose:sucrose 1-fructosyltransferase-like: protein MERTGVYFYVARGLNSGLRTHFCHDETCSSHANDIVKRVVGNIVPVLDGEEFSVRVLVDYSIVESFAMGGRLMAPSRVHPTEAIYANAGVYLFNNATSARVNVTRLVVHEMGSSYNQAYMASL from the coding sequence ATGGAGCGGACCGGCGTCTACTTCTACGTCGCCAGAGGCCTCAATAGCGGCCTGCGCACACACTTCTGTCATGACGAGACGTGCTCATCTCATGCCAACGATATTGTCAAGAGGGTCGTAGGCAATATTGTCCCGGTGCTCGATGGCGAGGAGTTTTCAGTGAGGGTGCTAGTGGACTATTCCATTGTTGAGAGCTTTGCAATGGGCGGGAGGTTGATGGCACCGTCACGGGTGCACCCAACGGAGGCCATCTATGCCAACGCTGGGGTTTACCTCTTCAACAACGCCACCAGCGCCCGGGTCAACGTCACGAGGCTCGTCGTCCACGAGATGGGCTCCTCCTACAATCAGGCCTACATGGCCTCACtgtaa
- the LOC123143049 gene encoding sucrose:sucrose 1-fructosyltransferase, translating into MEARDGGSAPLPCSYAPLPEDAEAAATVGRVRRTAGLLCAALLLATVAVLLVVAALAGVRLAGQLPAGGIVVMSGHQTTVDTAPMSASSRGPESGVSEKTSGAGARGGMLRADAGGNAFPWSNAMLQWQRTGFHFQPEKNWMNDPNGPVYYKGWYHLFYQYNPDGAIWGNKIAWGHAASRDLLRWRHLPVAMSPDQWYDINGVWSGSATVLPDGRIVMLYTGSTNASVQVQCLAFPTDPSDPLLINWTKYENNPVMYPPPGVGDKDFRDPTTAWFDGSDDTWRLVIGSKDDHHAGMVMTYKTKDFIDYELVPGLLHRVPGTGMWECIDLYPVGGVRGIDMTEAVAAASNNGGGDVLHVMKESSDDDRHDYYALGRYDAAMNTWTPLDSDADVGIGLRYDWGKFYASKTFYDPSKKRRVLWGWVGETDSEHADVAKGWASLQSIPRTVVLDTKTGSNLLQWPVEEVETLRTNSTNLGGVTVDHGSVFPLNLHRATQLDIEASFRLDPVDVAAAKEADVGYNCSTSGGTTGRGTLGPFGLLVLADARRHGGDMERTGVYFYVARGLDGGLRTHFCHDETRSSHANDIVKRVVGNIVPVLDGEEFSVRVLVDHSIVESFAMGGRLTATSRVYPTEAIYANAGVYLFNNATSARVNVTRLVVHEMDSSYNQAYMASL; encoded by the exons ATGGAGGCCAGAGACGGCGGCTCAGCGCCCCTGCCGTGCTCCTACGCGCCGCTGCCGGAGGATGCCGAGGCCGCCGCCACGGTGGGGCGCGTGCGCCGGACTGCTGGCCTGCTCTGTGCCGCCCTGCTGCTGGCGACGGTGGCCGTGCTCCTAGTGGTAGCCGCGCTCGCCGGCGTCAGACTCGCCGGCCAGCTGCCCGCGGGTGGCATCGTCGTCATGTCTGGCCACCAGACGACGGTCGACACGGCGCCGATGAGCGCCAGCAGCCGGGGGCCTGAGTCTGGAGTCTCGGAGAAGACGtccggcgccggcgcgcgcggcgGCATGCTGCGCGCGGACGCCGGCGGCAACGCGTTCCCGTGGAGCAATGCCATGCTCCAGTGGCAGCGCACCGGCTTCCACTTCCAGCCCGAGAAGAACTGGATGAACGACCCCAATG GTCCGGTGTATTACAAGGGGTGGTACCACCTCTTCTACCAGTACAACCCGGACGGTGCCATCTGGGGCAACAAGATCGCATGGGGCCACGCCGCCTCCCGCGACCTGCTCCGGTGGCGCCACCTCCCGGTGGCAATGTCCCCTGACCAATGGTACGACATCAATGGCGTCTGGTCGGGCTCCGCCACCGTCCTCCCCGACGGCCGCATCGTCATGCTCTACACCGGCTCCACCAACGCATCAGTCCAGGTCCAATGCCTCGCTTTCCCCACCGACCCCTCCGACCCTTTGCTCATCAACTGGACCAAGTATGAGAACAACCCGGTGATGTACCCGCCACCCGGCGTCGGGGACAAGGACTTCAGGGACCCAACCACTGCGTGGTTTGATGGCTCCGACGACACATGGCGACTCGTAATCGGCTCCAAGGATGATCACCATGCCGGTATGGTGATGACGTACAAGACGAAGGATTTCATCGACTACGAGCTTGTCCCTGGCCTGCTTCACCGTGTACCAGGGACGGGGATGTGGGAGTGCATCGACTTGTACCCGGTTGGCGGCGTGAGGGGCATCGACATGACGGAGGCAGTGGCCGCGGCGTCCAACAACGGCGGTGGTGATGTTTTGCACGTGATGAAGGAGAGCTCCGATGATGACCGACACGACTACTACGCGCTGGGAAGGTATGACGCGGCGATGAACACATGGACGCCGCTGGACTCCGATGCCGATGTCGGCATTGGGCTGAGGTACGATTGGGGAAAGTTCTACGCGTCCAAGACATTCTACGATCCATCAAAGAAGCGACGCGTGCTGTGGGGGTGGGTCGGTGAGACCGACTCCGAGCACGCTGATGTCGCCAAGGGATGGGCCTCCCTGCAG TCGATCCCTCGCACGGTGGTGCTGGACACCAAGACGGGGAGCAACCTCCTgcagtggccggtggaggaggtggagacGCTCCGGACCAACTCCACCAACCTTGGAGGCGTTACCGTCGACCATGGCTCCGTATTCCCACTCAACCTTCACCGTGCCAcccagctcgacatcgaggcctcATTTCGTCTTGACCCGGTCGACGTCGCCGCTGCCAAGGAGGCAGATGTTGGCTACAACTGCAGCACCAGCGGTGGCACGACTGGACGTGGCACACTCGGTCCCTTCGGCCTCCTTGTGCTTGCTGATGCCAGGCGCCACGGTGGCGACATGGAGCGGACCGGCGTCTACTTCTACGTCGCCAGAGGCCTCGACGGCGGCCTGCGCACACACTTCTGCCATGACGAGACGCGCTCATCTCATGCCAACGATATTGTCAAGAGGGTCGTAGGCAATATTGTCCCCGTGCTCGACGGCGAGGAGTTTTCGGTGAGGGTGCTAGTGGACCATTCCATTGTTGAGAGCTTTGCAATGGGCGGGAGGTTGACGGCGACGTCACGGGTGTACCCAACGGAGGCCATCTATGCCAACGCTGGGGTCTACCTCTTCAACAACGCCACCAGCGCCCGGGTCAACGTCACGAGGCTCGTCGTCCATGAGATGGACTCCTCCTACAATCAGGCCTACATGGCCTCACTGTAA